In one Sphingomonas sp. S1-29 genomic region, the following are encoded:
- the glmS gene encoding glutamine--fructose-6-phosphate transaminase (isomerizing) gives MCGIVGILGTSDVADRLFDGLKRLEYRGYDSAGIATLHEGRLERRRAQGKLVNLGRLLVAEPLPGRVGIAHTRWATHGAPTEDNAHPHTAGRVTVVHNGIIENFKPLREELQAQGRVFLSQTDTEVVAHLIDSALDATGDPQAAVRAVLPRLHGAFALAILFSDHPDMLIGARLGSPLVVGYGGEDEGGETFLGSDALALAPLTQRIAYLEEGDWVVLTREGTQVYDRDNLAVERPITISGVTGALIDKGNHRHFMLKEIYEQPIVVAQTLRSYIRPLEEQVALPDMDFDLSSVERVTIVACGTASYVGMIGKYWIERFSRLPVEVDVASEFRYRDPVLLANTLGVVVSQSGETADTLAALRHMKQHGVTTAGIINVPTSSMAREVDLLLPTHAGPEIGVASTKAFTCQLAVMAALAINLARAKGKLDAAEEREIVHHLREVPAAINAALAHDDDIKAMAGTIAGARDVLYLGRGPDYPLALEGALKLKEISYIHAEGYASGEMKHGPIALIDEHVPLIVLAPSGPLFDKTVSNMQEAQARGAQVVLISDADGLAQAGDDAVATIEMPKVHPLIAPIVYAIPVQLLAYHVAVAKGTDVDQPRNLAKSVTVE, from the coding sequence ATGTGCGGCATCGTAGGCATTCTGGGGACGTCGGACGTCGCCGACCGGCTGTTCGACGGGCTCAAGCGGCTCGAATATCGGGGTTATGATTCGGCGGGGATCGCGACGCTGCACGAGGGCCGGCTCGAACGCCGCCGCGCGCAGGGCAAGCTCGTCAACCTCGGCCGGCTCCTCGTCGCCGAGCCACTGCCCGGCCGGGTCGGCATCGCGCATACCCGCTGGGCGACGCATGGTGCGCCGACCGAGGACAATGCGCACCCGCACACCGCCGGCCGCGTCACCGTCGTCCACAACGGAATCATCGAGAATTTCAAGCCGTTGCGCGAGGAACTTCAGGCGCAGGGTCGGGTATTCCTCAGCCAGACCGACACCGAGGTGGTCGCGCACCTGATCGATTCGGCGCTCGACGCGACCGGCGATCCGCAGGCGGCGGTTCGCGCGGTATTGCCGCGGCTGCACGGCGCGTTCGCGCTGGCGATCCTGTTCAGCGACCATCCCGACATGCTGATCGGCGCGCGGCTCGGCTCGCCGCTGGTGGTGGGCTATGGCGGCGAGGACGAGGGGGGCGAGACCTTCCTCGGCTCGGATGCGCTGGCGCTGGCGCCGCTCACCCAGCGTATCGCCTATCTCGAAGAAGGCGATTGGGTCGTGCTGACGCGCGAGGGCACGCAGGTGTATGATCGCGACAACCTGGCCGTCGAGCGGCCGATCACGATCAGCGGCGTCACCGGGGCGCTGATCGACAAGGGCAACCATCGGCATTTCATGCTGAAGGAAATCTACGAGCAGCCAATCGTCGTCGCGCAGACGCTGCGCTCGTACATCCGACCGCTCGAAGAGCAGGTCGCGCTGCCCGACATGGATTTCGACCTGTCGAGCGTCGAGCGCGTGACGATCGTCGCCTGCGGCACCGCAAGCTATGTCGGGATGATCGGCAAATATTGGATCGAGCGCTTCTCGCGGCTGCCGGTCGAGGTCGATGTCGCGTCGGAATTCCGCTATCGCGACCCGGTGTTGCTGGCCAACACGCTCGGCGTGGTGGTGAGTCAATCGGGCGAGACCGCGGACACGCTCGCCGCGCTTCGTCACATGAAGCAGCACGGCGTCACCACCGCGGGCATCATCAACGTGCCGACCAGCTCGATGGCACGCGAGGTCGATCTGCTGCTCCCCACCCATGCCGGCCCCGAGATCGGCGTCGCCTCGACCAAGGCGTTCACCTGCCAGCTGGCGGTGATGGCGGCACTGGCGATCAACCTGGCGCGCGCCAAGGGCAAGCTCGACGCCGCCGAGGAGCGCGAGATTGTCCATCACCTGCGCGAGGTTCCCGCGGCGATCAACGCCGCGCTGGCGCACGACGACGACATCAAGGCGATGGCGGGCACGATCGCGGGTGCACGCGACGTGCTGTATCTCGGTCGCGGCCCCGATTACCCGCTCGCGCTCGAAGGCGCGCTGAAGCTGAAGGAAATCAGCTACATCCACGCCGAAGGCTATGCGTCGGGCGAAATGAAGCACGGCCCGATCGCGCTGATCGACGAGCATGTGCCGCTAATCGTTCTCGCCCCCTCGGGCCCGTTGTTCGACAAGACGGTGTCGAACATGCAGGAAGCACAGGCGCGCGGCGCGCAAGTGGTGCTGATCTCCGACGCCGACGGGCTGGCACAAGCCGGCGACGATGCGGTCGCGACGATCGAGATGCCCAAGGTCCACCCGCTGATCGCGCCGATCGTCTATGCGATTCCGGTGCAGCTGCTCGCCTATCATGTCGCCGTCGCCAAGGGCACCGACGTCGATCAGCCACGCAACCTTGCCAAGAGCGTGACGGTCGAGTGA
- a CDS encoding 3'(2'),5'-bisphosphate nucleotidase CysQ, producing the protein MEPDAVNDARLAADIATEAGALLLALQGTMAPCRELGTAGDAQANRLILDRLRDARPEDFVLSEEAADDPARCAARRLWVVDPLDGTREYAEGRDDWAVHIGLSIDGVAVTGAVALPGLGVTLASDAPPPLAPLPQRPRMVVSRSRPPVEAVKVAEALGAERIPMGSAGAKAMAVVRGTADIYLHAGGQYAWDNCAPAAVAAAAGLHVSRIDGSPLVYNCIDVSVPDLLICRVEWADRVLELLASG; encoded by the coding sequence ATGGAGCCCGATGCTGTGAACGACGCACGATTGGCCGCCGATATCGCCACCGAAGCCGGCGCGTTGCTGCTCGCGCTGCAAGGCACGATGGCGCCCTGCCGCGAGCTCGGGACGGCGGGCGATGCGCAGGCGAACCGGCTGATCCTCGATCGGCTGCGCGATGCGCGGCCCGAAGATTTCGTGCTGTCGGAGGAAGCCGCCGACGATCCCGCACGCTGCGCCGCGCGGCGGCTGTGGGTGGTCGATCCGCTCGACGGCACGCGCGAATATGCCGAGGGACGCGACGATTGGGCAGTGCATATCGGGCTGTCGATCGACGGCGTCGCGGTCACCGGCGCGGTGGCGCTGCCGGGGCTGGGGGTGACGCTGGCGAGCGACGCACCGCCGCCGCTCGCCCCCCTGCCCCAGCGCCCGCGGATGGTGGTCAGCCGCTCGCGCCCGCCGGTCGAGGCGGTGAAGGTCGCCGAAGCGCTCGGTGCCGAGCGTATCCCGATGGGATCGGCAGGCGCCAAGGCGATGGCGGTGGTGCGCGGCACCGCCGACATCTACCTCCACGCCGGCGGCCAATATGCCTGGGACAATTGCGCCCCGGCAGCGGTGGCGGCGGCGGCAGGGCTGCACGTATCGCGCATCGACGGTTCGCCTTTGGTCTACAATTGCATCGACGTCTCGGTGCCCGACCTGCTGATCTGCCGGGTCGAATGGGCCGATCGCGTGCTGGAATTGCTCGCGAGCGGTTAG
- the cysD gene encoding sulfate adenylyltransferase subunit CysD, which yields MHSTATPPLTHLERLEAESIHILREVAAEAERPVMLYSVGKDSAVMLHLAKKAFFPAPPPFPLLHVDTTWKFRAMYDLRAKAAADAGMELLVHHNPDAMARGINPFDHGALHTDLWKTEGLKQALDLHGFDAAFGGARRDEEKSRAKERIFSFRSASHRWDPKQQRPELWRLYNTRKAKGESIRVFPLSNWTELDIWQYILAEGIEIVPLYFAAPRPTVERDGMLLMVDDDRFRLLPGEQPVDRSIRFRTLGCYPLTGAVESEAATLPQVIQEMLLTTTSEREGRAIDRDQAASMEKKKQEGYF from the coding sequence ATGCACTCCACCGCCACGCCCCCGCTGACGCATCTCGAACGGCTCGAAGCCGAGAGCATCCATATCCTGCGCGAAGTCGCCGCCGAGGCCGAACGGCCGGTGATGCTGTACAGCGTCGGCAAGGATTCGGCGGTGATGCTCCATCTCGCCAAGAAGGCGTTCTTCCCCGCGCCCCCGCCCTTCCCGCTGCTGCATGTCGACACGACGTGGAAATTCCGCGCGATGTACGACCTGCGCGCCAAGGCCGCTGCCGATGCGGGGATGGAATTGCTGGTGCACCATAATCCCGACGCGATGGCGCGCGGGATCAATCCGTTCGATCATGGCGCGCTGCACACCGATCTTTGGAAGACCGAGGGGTTGAAGCAGGCGCTCGACCTGCACGGCTTCGATGCGGCGTTCGGCGGCGCGCGGCGCGACGAGGAAAAGAGCCGCGCCAAGGAACGGATCTTCAGCTTCCGCTCGGCCAGCCATCGCTGGGATCCCAAGCAGCAGCGCCCCGAATTGTGGCGGCTGTACAATACGCGCAAGGCCAAGGGCGAGAGCATCCGCGTCTTCCCGCTGTCGAACTGGACCGAGCTCGACATCTGGCAGTACATTCTGGCCGAGGGGATCGAAATCGTCCCGCTCTATTTCGCCGCGCCGCGCCCGACGGTCGAGCGCGACGGGATGCTGCTGATGGTCGATGACGACCGCTTCCGGCTGCTGCCGGGCGAGCAGCCGGTCGACCGGTCGATCCGCTTCCGCACGCTCGGCTGCTATCCGCTCACCGGCGCGGTCGAGAGCGAAGCCGCGACGCTGCCGCAGGTGATCCAGGAAATGCTGCTGACGACGACCTCCGAACGCGAGGGTCGCGCGATCGATCGCGATCAGGCGGCGAGCATGGAAAAGAAGAAGCAGGAGGGGTATTTCTGA
- a CDS encoding UDP-glucose dehydrogenase family protein produces the protein MRIVMIGSGYVGLVSGACFADFGHDVVCVDKDDAKVGKLQAGGIPIYEPGLDALVAKNVAAGRLSFTTDLAGPVGEADVVFIGVGTPTRRGDGHADLSYVHGAAREIAAALKRFTVVVTKSTVPVGTGDEVERIIRETNPDADFAVASNPEFLREGAAIEDFKRPDRIVVGIEDERAREPMEAVYRPLYLNKSPVMFTSRRTSELIKYAANAFLAMKITFINEVADLCEKVGADVQEVSRGIGLDNRIGGKFLHAGPGYGGSCFPKDTLALVKTAQDHDSPLRLIETTVAVNDTRKRAMARKVVAALDGDVRGKTVAILGLTFKPNTDDMREAPSISIIQALQDAGATIRAYDPEGMAAARPMLGDVTYTRSAYDAADGAAAVVIVTEWDAFRALDLHRLKATMESPVMVDLRNIYSAAQVERAGLRYVSVGRPTAEQPAKS, from the coding sequence ATGCGGATTGTGATGATCGGTTCGGGCTATGTCGGCCTGGTATCGGGTGCCTGCTTCGCCGATTTCGGGCATGACGTGGTGTGCGTGGACAAGGATGACGCCAAGGTCGGCAAGCTCCAGGCCGGCGGTATTCCCATCTATGAGCCCGGGCTCGATGCGCTGGTGGCCAAGAACGTGGCGGCAGGCCGACTGTCGTTCACGACCGATCTGGCGGGGCCGGTCGGCGAGGCCGATGTCGTCTTCATCGGCGTCGGCACCCCCACCCGCCGCGGCGACGGTCATGCCGACCTCTCCTATGTCCACGGCGCCGCGCGCGAGATCGCCGCGGCGCTCAAGCGCTTCACCGTCGTCGTGACCAAATCGACCGTGCCCGTGGGCACTGGTGACGAGGTCGAGCGGATCATCCGCGAAACCAACCCCGATGCCGATTTCGCGGTAGCGTCGAACCCCGAATTCCTGCGCGAAGGCGCCGCGATCGAGGATTTCAAGCGCCCCGACCGGATCGTCGTCGGGATCGAGGACGAGCGCGCGCGCGAGCCGATGGAAGCGGTGTATCGCCCCTTGTACCTCAACAAGTCGCCGGTGATGTTCACCAGCCGCCGCACCAGCGAGCTCATCAAATACGCCGCCAACGCCTTCCTGGCGATGAAGATCACCTTCATCAACGAGGTCGCCGACCTGTGCGAGAAGGTCGGCGCCGACGTCCAGGAAGTGTCGCGCGGGATCGGGCTCGACAACCGGATCGGCGGCAAGTTCCTCCATGCCGGCCCCGGCTATGGCGGGTCGTGCTTCCCCAAGGACACGCTGGCGCTGGTCAAGACCGCGCAGGATCATGACAGCCCGTTGCGGCTGATCGAGACGACGGTGGCGGTCAACGACACCCGCAAGCGCGCGATGGCGCGCAAGGTGGTCGCGGCGCTCGACGGCGATGTGCGCGGGAAAACCGTCGCGATCCTGGGGCTGACCTTCAAGCCCAACACCGACGACATGCGCGAGGCGCCGTCGATCTCGATCATCCAGGCGCTGCAGGACGCGGGCGCGACGATCCGCGCCTATGATCCCGAGGGCATGGCGGCGGCGCGGCCGATGCTGGGCGACGTCACCTATACACGATCGGCCTATGACGCCGCCGACGGCGCGGCGGCGGTGGTGATCGTCACCGAATGGGACGCGTTCCGCGCGCTCGACCTCCATCGGCTGAAGGCGACGATGGAGAGCCCGGTGATGGTCGACCTGCGCAATATCTATAGCGCGGCGCAGGTCGAGCGCGCGGGGCTGCGGTATGTCAGCGTCGGTCGCCCGACGGCGGAGCAGCCCGCCAAAAGCTGA
- a CDS encoding GGDEF and EAL domain-containing protein → MRILVVNDEPSMHARYRQCFGAPDATDPAAAQAGTNDLREFELVLVDQGGDAVDQLANAGEDQFAVALIDICASGVDGRQTAAQLRAIDPDINLVIITEPSAIGNAETALVAGPPDKICYIAKPFEAPQVAQIAGVLGRRWSSDRLLALARAELAAKTAALELQQRELAELARQAMHIANHDPLTDAPNRHAFLRALGEEAATGNDFAMALIDLDRFKLVNDTFGHWAGDELVRQVCAALRQNAPEDAVVARLGGDEFAVLFTAPGEQAAGMVCDRLLAACASNFQVFDHSLHASASIGLVLVEGGQPPNPIDVMRRADLALTEAKRRGRGIIRLFDEAMDESIRFRRRIEGGLAQAIANDELRLVYQPIVERGDLEIVAFEALLRWDSPDYGTIPTGLFIPIAEESNLIHELGDWVLTQALEMLQRWPDQYVSVNFSPRQFRRQNFVAHVVERVQHAGIAPTRLQIEITETAIADDAERAAETLYRLRQMGFRIALDDFGTGYSSLYNIRRFSLDCLKIDKSFIDGIGRERESAAIVQSIIHLARALGLEVVAEGVETPAQVQALRIAGCSHLQGYHLSRPLEADAAADIAHQRYMSPAVIKLPVAPGIASEASG, encoded by the coding sequence GTGCGCATTCTGGTCGTCAATGACGAACCTTCGATGCACGCCCGCTATCGGCAATGCTTCGGCGCGCCCGACGCCACCGATCCGGCAGCAGCGCAAGCCGGCACCAACGATCTGCGCGAGTTCGAGCTGGTGCTTGTCGACCAGGGCGGCGACGCGGTCGACCAGCTCGCAAACGCGGGCGAGGACCAGTTCGCCGTCGCGCTGATCGATATTTGCGCATCGGGCGTCGACGGACGCCAAACCGCGGCGCAGCTGCGCGCGATCGACCCCGACATCAACCTGGTCATCATCACCGAACCTTCGGCTATCGGCAATGCCGAGACCGCCTTGGTCGCGGGCCCGCCCGACAAGATTTGCTATATCGCCAAGCCGTTCGAAGCACCGCAGGTGGCGCAGATCGCGGGCGTGCTCGGTCGGCGATGGTCGTCCGATCGCCTGCTTGCGCTCGCGCGCGCCGAGCTCGCCGCCAAGACCGCCGCGCTCGAACTGCAGCAGCGCGAGCTCGCCGAGCTTGCGCGCCAGGCGATGCATATCGCCAATCACGATCCGCTCACCGACGCGCCCAACCGCCATGCCTTCCTGCGCGCGCTGGGCGAGGAGGCCGCCACCGGCAACGACTTCGCGATGGCGCTGATCGATCTCGACCGCTTCAAGCTGGTCAACGACACCTTCGGCCATTGGGCGGGCGACGAACTGGTCCGCCAGGTCTGCGCGGCGCTACGCCAAAACGCGCCCGAGGACGCCGTCGTCGCGCGGCTGGGCGGCGACGAATTCGCGGTGTTGTTCACCGCGCCGGGCGAACAGGCCGCGGGAATGGTCTGCGACCGGCTGCTGGCTGCCTGCGCGTCCAACTTCCAGGTGTTCGATCACAGCCTCCACGCCAGCGCGTCGATCGGGCTGGTGCTGGTCGAAGGCGGGCAGCCGCCCAACCCGATCGACGTGATGCGTCGCGCCGACCTCGCGCTCACCGAGGCCAAGCGGCGCGGGCGCGGGATCATCCGGCTGTTCGACGAAGCGATGGACGAATCGATCCGCTTTCGCCGCAGGATCGAGGGCGGCCTGGCACAGGCGATCGCGAACGACGAATTGCGGCTGGTCTATCAGCCGATCGTCGAGCGCGGCGATCTCGAAATCGTCGCCTTCGAAGCGCTGCTGCGTTGGGACAGCCCCGATTACGGCACGATTCCCACCGGGCTGTTTATTCCGATCGCCGAGGAATCGAACCTGATCCACGAACTCGGCGATTGGGTGCTCACCCAGGCGCTCGAGATGCTCCAGCGCTGGCCGGACCAATATGTTTCGGTCAATTTCAGCCCGCGCCAGTTCCGGCGGCAGAATTTCGTCGCGCATGTGGTCGAGCGCGTCCAGCATGCGGGGATCGCCCCCACGCGGCTACAGATAGAGATCACCGAAACCGCGATCGCCGACGACGCCGAACGCGCCGCCGAAACGCTGTACCGCCTGCGCCAGATGGGCTTTCGCATCGCGCTCGACGATTTCGGAACCGGCTATTCTAGCCTGTACAATATCCGCCGCTTTTCGCTCGATTGCCTCAAGATCGACAAGAGCTTCATCGACGGCATCGGCCGCGAGCGCGAAAGCGCCGCGATCGTCCAATCGATCATCCATCTGGCACGCGCGCTGGGGCTCGAGGTGGTCGCCGAGGGGGTCGAAACGCCCGCACAGGTGCAGGCGCTGCGGATCGCCGGCTGTTCGCACCTCCAGGGCTATCATCTGTCGCGCCCGCTGGAAGCCGATGCCGCCGCCGACATCGCGCATCAGCGCTATATGAGCCCGGCGGTGATCAAGCTGCCCGTCGCACCGGGGATCGCGAGCGAAGCCAGCGGCTGA
- the cysN gene encoding sulfate adenylyltransferase subunit CysN, whose product MATNPALPTRDYVPDTLIADDIDAYLAAHQRKSMLRFITCGSVDDGKSTLIGRLLYDSKQIFEDQLSALESDSKRVGTQGQNIDFALLVDGLAAEREQGITIDVAYRFFATPARKFIVADTPGHEQYTRNMVTGASTADLAVILIDARKGVLTQTRRHSYLAQLVGIRHIVLAVNKMDLVGYDQSRFDAIVEEYRAFASEIGIDAFTAIPISGLGGDNIVDRSTAMDWYVGSTLMHHLDTVEIDADREAARPFRMGVQWVNRPNLDFRGFAGMIASGSISVGDPIRVLPSGRSSTVARIVTFGGDLPSARAGQSVTLTLADEIDCSRGDIIAAADDAPQVADQFEAKLVWLDAEPLLRGRAYWLKIGTQTVSATVQAPKCTIDVNTLQALAATTLNLNDIGETEIITDRPIAFEAYADSRELGGFILIDRMTNRTVAAGMLRYALRRAQNVHWQALEVTREAHARQKGQTPKLLWFTGLSGSGKSTIANLVEKRLHALGKHSFLLDGDNVRHGLNRDLGFGDADRIENIRRVGEVAKLMTDAGLIVLTAFISPFRAERELVRSLLPEGEFVEIFVDTPLEVAEQRDVKGLYKKARTGEIPHFTGISSPYEAPETPDIHIDTTRLTPEEAAEAIVERVVGVWSPML is encoded by the coding sequence ATGGCGACCAACCCGGCCTTGCCCACGCGCGACTATGTTCCCGACACGCTGATCGCCGACGACATCGACGCTTATCTGGCGGCGCACCAGCGCAAGTCGATGCTTCGCTTCATCACCTGCGGCTCGGTCGACGACGGCAAGTCGACGCTGATCGGGCGGCTGCTGTATGATTCGAAGCAGATTTTCGAGGATCAGCTCTCGGCGCTCGAAAGCGACAGCAAGCGCGTCGGGACGCAGGGGCAGAATATCGATTTCGCGCTGCTGGTCGATGGGCTCGCCGCCGAGCGCGAGCAGGGGATCACGATCGACGTCGCCTACCGCTTCTTCGCGACGCCGGCGCGCAAGTTCATCGTCGCCGATACGCCGGGGCACGAGCAATATACCCGCAACATGGTGACCGGCGCGTCGACCGCCGACCTCGCGGTGATCCTGATCGACGCGCGCAAGGGGGTGCTGACGCAGACGCGGCGGCACAGCTATCTCGCGCAACTGGTGGGGATTCGGCACATCGTGCTGGCGGTGAACAAGATGGACCTGGTCGGCTATGACCAGAGCCGGTTCGATGCGATCGTCGAGGAATATCGCGCCTTTGCCAGCGAGATCGGCATCGACGCCTTCACCGCGATCCCGATTTCGGGGCTCGGCGGCGACAATATCGTCGATCGATCGACCGCGATGGACTGGTATGTCGGGTCAACGCTGATGCACCATCTCGATACCGTCGAGATCGACGCCGATCGCGAGGCGGCGCGGCCGTTTCGCATGGGCGTCCAGTGGGTCAACCGCCCCAATCTCGACTTTCGCGGGTTCGCGGGGATGATCGCCAGCGGATCGATCAGTGTCGGCGATCCGATCCGCGTGCTGCCGTCGGGGCGCAGCTCGACCGTCGCGCGCATCGTTACCTTTGGCGGCGATCTGCCCAGCGCGCGCGCGGGCCAGTCGGTGACGCTGACGCTGGCCGACGAGATCGATTGCTCGCGCGGCGACATCATCGCCGCCGCCGATGATGCGCCGCAAGTCGCCGACCAGTTCGAGGCGAAACTGGTGTGGCTCGATGCCGAGCCGCTGCTGCGCGGCCGTGCCTATTGGCTCAAGATCGGGACGCAGACCGTCAGCGCGACGGTGCAGGCGCCCAAATGCACGATCGACGTCAACACGCTGCAAGCGCTCGCGGCGACGACGCTCAACCTCAACGATATCGGCGAGACCGAGATCATCACCGATCGCCCGATCGCGTTCGAGGCCTATGCCGACAGCCGCGAGCTGGGCGGCTTCATCCTGATCGACCGGATGACCAACCGTACCGTTGCGGCGGGGATGCTGCGCTACGCGCTGCGCCGCGCGCAGAACGTCCATTGGCAGGCGCTCGAAGTCACGCGCGAGGCGCATGCGCGGCAAAAGGGGCAGACCCCCAAATTGCTATGGTTCACCGGGCTGTCGGGATCGGGCAAGTCGACGATCGCCAATCTGGTCGAAAAGCGGCTGCACGCGCTGGGCAAGCACAGTTTCCTGCTCGACGGCGACAATGTCCGCCACGGGCTGAACCGCGACCTGGGCTTCGGCGATGCCGACCGGATCGAGAATATCCGCCGGGTGGGCGAGGTCGCCAAATTGATGACCGATGCCGGGCTGATCGTGCTCACCGCCTTCATCAGCCCGTTCCGCGCCGAGCGCGAACTGGTGCGCAGCCTGTTGCCCGAAGGCGAGTTCGTCGAGATCTTCGTCGATACGCCGCTCGAGGTCGCCGAGCAGCGCGACGTGAAGGGGCTGTACAAGAAGGCCCGCACCGGCGAAATCCCGCACTTCACCGGCATTTCGAGCCCCTATGAGGCGCCCGAAACCCCCGACATCCATATCGACACCACGCGGCTGACGCCCGAGGAGGCTGCCGAGGCGATCGTCGAGCGCGTCGTCGGGGTATGGAGCCCGATGCTGTGA
- a CDS encoding EAL domain-containing protein, producing MRPQDPDLPPATGTESAVDGYRRDDGGALGSPGWRLFILADVTNFGALRRTLGRWRAGRLIDDVAAIAAAAWPGARLAPVSRSMLEIAFEGRTPTDADAAIAALRRCFDQPIDIDGAPHRIEMLFAGAAMPIHDDDDVRLIEAAEAALGQARTDQIDIVRDLTQIEHAYDRMALIRDLSAAINNGEIFLQYQPKVHLRQQEIVSVEALVRWQHPTRGLIAPADFIPLAEESRKIGALTLWTIRKVIADQQLLAAAGFDIPIFVNISGMLLADAEFVDQVCTMVRGVPTKIGFEITETAVIRDPESAIRHLHTFAQIGVTLAIDDYGAGLSSLAYLKQLPARELKIDKMFVLELTSSNRDPLIVRSTIDLAHALDMEVTAEGVETPAALALLSVMGCDMAQGFLISRPIAIDAMIQFLEQDRHLGAMASMRPTFGRPEAFWKRA from the coding sequence ATGCGCCCGCAAGATCCAGACCTGCCGCCCGCCACCGGCACCGAATCGGCCGTCGATGGCTATCGGCGCGACGATGGCGGCGCCTTGGGTTCGCCCGGATGGCGGCTGTTCATCCTGGCCGACGTGACCAATTTCGGGGCGTTGCGGCGCACGCTGGGGCGATGGCGTGCCGGCCGCTTGATCGACGACGTCGCGGCGATCGCGGCAGCCGCGTGGCCGGGGGCACGGCTGGCGCCGGTCAGCCGCTCGATGCTCGAAATCGCGTTCGAGGGCAGGACGCCCACCGATGCCGACGCAGCGATCGCGGCGCTGCGGCGATGCTTCGACCAGCCGATCGATATCGATGGCGCGCCGCATCGGATCGAGATGCTGTTCGCCGGCGCCGCGATGCCGATCCATGACGACGATGATGTCCGGCTGATCGAGGCCGCTGAAGCCGCGCTCGGCCAGGCGCGCACCGACCAGATCGACATCGTGCGCGACCTGACGCAGATCGAACACGCTTATGATCGGATGGCGTTGATCCGCGACCTGAGCGCCGCGATCAACAACGGCGAAATCTTCCTGCAATATCAGCCCAAGGTGCATTTGCGGCAGCAGGAGATCGTCAGCGTCGAGGCGCTCGTACGCTGGCAGCATCCAACGCGCGGGCTGATCGCGCCGGCGGATTTCATCCCGCTGGCCGAGGAAAGCCGGAAAATTGGCGCGCTCACCTTGTGGACGATCCGGAAAGTCATCGCCGACCAGCAGTTGCTGGCGGCGGCGGGATTCGACATTCCGATCTTCGTCAACATCTCGGGCATGCTGCTCGCCGATGCCGAGTTCGTCGACCAAGTGTGTACGATGGTGCGCGGCGTGCCGACCAAGATCGGCTTCGAGATCACCGAAACCGCGGTGATCCGCGATCCCGAAAGCGCGATCCGGCATCTGCACACCTTCGCGCAGATCGGCGTGACGCTGGCGATCGACGATTATGGCGCGGGGCTTTCCTCGCTTGCCTATCTCAAACAGCTTCCCGCGCGCGAGCTCAAGATCGACAAGATGTTCGTGCTCGAGCTGACCAGCAGCAACCGCGATCCGCTGATCGTGCGCTCGACGATCGACCTGGCGCATGCGCTCGACATGGAAGTCACTGCCGAGGGGGTCGAAACCCCCGCGGCGCTGGCATTGCTGAGCGTCATGGGCTGCGACATGGCGCAAGGCTTCCTGATCAGCCGGCCGATCGCGATCGACGCGATGATCCAGTTCCTCGAACAGGATCGCCATCTGGGAGCGATGGCCTCGATGCGCCCCACCTTCGGACGACCGGAAGCGTTCTGGAAGCGTGCATAA